A portion of the Leptospirales bacterium genome contains these proteins:
- a CDS encoding rod-binding protein: MESGIGPIVSSGLAAGAPERERLRRLQGPPGRAAEGSGEEFQQMFPGLAGGRPHSEPSPAAPSSPSLPAAQRPLSSAQIRQEIAVDPERQRLYKAAQDFQSLFVKQMLDAMRKNLDRQSDPLYGGMRQDIFEDMLYDQYSRLLSTNSSFDLADQIYRQMSPALGPLRSGARDYERNLPGISTSERFRQDDWRP, from the coding sequence GTGGAAAGCGGAATAGGCCCAATTGTATCATCCGGTCTTGCCGCGGGCGCGCCGGAGCGCGAGCGCCTGCGGCGTCTGCAGGGGCCGCCGGGAAGGGCAGCCGAGGGCTCTGGCGAGGAATTCCAGCAGATGTTTCCCGGCCTCGCCGGCGGTCGACCTCACAGCGAGCCATCCCCTGCGGCTCCGTCGTCGCCATCGTTGCCCGCAGCGCAGCGGCCCTTGAGCAGCGCTCAGATTCGCCAGGAGATTGCCGTTGATCCGGAGCGGCAGCGCCTCTACAAGGCAGCGCAGGACTTTCAGTCGTTGTTCGTAAAGCAGATGCTGGATGCCATGCGCAAGAACCTGGACCGTCAGAGCGATCCGCTTTATGGCGGGATGCGCCAGGACATATTCGAAGACATGCTCTACGACCAGTACTCTCGCCTGCTGTCGACCAACAGCAGCTTCGATCTGGCCGATCAGATCTACCGGCAGATGAGCCCAGCGCTTGGTCCCTTGCGCAGCGGCGCGCGCGACTACGAACGAAATCTGCCGGGCATTTCCACAAGTGAACGCTTCCGCCAGGATGACTGGCGGCCGTGA
- a CDS encoding flagellin, producing MIINHNISAIFSHRTLKFHDMEMSKDIEKLSSGMRINRAGDDAAGLAVSEKMRTQVHGLRQAVRNTEDGISFIQTTEGYLQETQNMIQRIRVLAVQAANGIYTEEDRQQIQVEVSQLIDEIDRIASQAEFNKMKMLTGAFARLNPTASMWFHMGANMHQRERVFINTMTTAALGLRNPTVLTFISISTPDKANSVIGLADDALRRISKQRADLGAYQNRLEHAAKGLMNAYENIQAAESRIRDTDMAEQMSSFTRYQILVQAATAMVAQSNMKTQTVLQLLR from the coding sequence ATGATTATCAATCACAACATCAGCGCGATCTTTTCCCATCGCACACTGAAGTTCCACGACATGGAAATGTCGAAGGATATCGAGAAACTGTCCTCCGGTATGCGCATCAACCGCGCCGGCGACGATGCCGCCGGATTGGCGGTATCGGAAAAGATGCGCACTCAGGTGCATGGTTTGCGACAGGCCGTTCGCAACACCGAAGATGGCATTTCTTTCATTCAAACGACCGAAGGCTATCTGCAGGAAACGCAGAACATGATTCAGCGAATCCGCGTGCTGGCCGTCCAGGCCGCCAACGGCATTTACACTGAAGAGGATCGCCAGCAGATTCAGGTTGAAGTTTCGCAGCTGATCGACGAGATCGATCGCATTGCTTCGCAGGCGGAATTCAACAAGATGAAAATGCTGACCGGCGCCTTTGCTCGCCTGAATCCGACGGCATCGATGTGGTTCCATATGGGCGCCAACATGCACCAGCGCGAGCGTGTGTTCATCAACACCATGACCACGGCAGCGTTGGGACTGCGCAATCCGACCGTTCTGACCTTTATCTCGATCAGCACTCCAGACAAAGCCAACTCGGTGATCGGCCTGGCGGACGACGCTCTGCGCCGCATTTCCAAGCAGCGCGCCGATCTGGGCGCTTATCAGAATCGCCTGGAGCATGCCGCCAAGGGACTGATGAATGCCTACGAGAACATTCAGGCAGCCGAATCACGAATTCGCGATACAGATATGGCCGAGCAGATGTCAAGCTTCACCCGCTACCAGATCCTGGTGCAGGCGGCGACGGCAATGGTCGCTCAATCGAATATGAAGACGCAGACAGTCCTGCAGCTTCTCCGCTAA
- the flgG gene encoding flagellar basal-body rod protein FlgG: protein MLRSLWTAATGMIAQQYNIDTISNNLANVNTYGFKKNRADFEDLVYQHQVLAGTPATAVSEIPTGVYFGHGVRVAATQKLFEMGSLQATGEKFDMAVAGEQGFFKVLLPDGTFAYTRDGSFKIDSRQQIVTANGYLLEPPITLPPGARNDRFQVSENGEVTVIIGDDIRPTRIGQIDLYRFVNPAGLKAIGNNLFKETVASGPEIQGTPGLEGMGKLLQGFLETSNVKLVEEMVNMIVAQRAYESNSKAVTTSDSMLGTAIAMKR, encoded by the coding sequence ATGCTTCGTTCCCTCTGGACTGCCGCCACGGGCATGATTGCCCAGCAATACAATATTGATACGATCTCTAACAATCTGGCCAACGTAAACACCTACGGCTTCAAGAAGAACCGGGCCGATTTTGAAGACCTGGTCTACCAACATCAGGTGCTGGCTGGCACGCCGGCCACGGCCGTTTCTGAGATCCCCACCGGAGTCTACTTTGGCCACGGCGTGCGCGTTGCCGCCACACAGAAGCTCTTTGAAATGGGCAGTTTGCAGGCTACCGGCGAGAAGTTTGACATGGCCGTCGCCGGAGAGCAGGGTTTCTTCAAAGTGTTGCTGCCCGACGGCACATTTGCCTATACGCGCGACGGAAGCTTCAAGATCGACTCGCGCCAGCAAATCGTGACCGCCAATGGCTACTTGCTGGAGCCGCCGATCACGCTGCCGCCCGGAGCGCGCAACGATCGCTTTCAAGTTTCAGAAAACGGCGAAGTGACGGTCATCATCGGCGATGATATCCGGCCGACCAGAATCGGCCAGATAGATCTCTACCGATTTGTCAACCCCGCCGGACTCAAAGCCATCGGCAACAACCTGTTCAAGGAAACGGTGGCCAGCGGCCCCGAGATTCAGGGAACCCCCGGTCTGGAGGGGATGGGCAAGCTACTGCAGGGCTTCCTGGAAACCTCCAACGTCAAGCTGGTCGAGGAAATGGTAAATATGATCGTCGCTCAGCGCGCCTATGAATCGAACTCAAAGGCCGTAACGACCTCCGATTCGATGCTGGGTACAGCGATAGCGATGAAACGATGA
- a CDS encoding site-specific DNA-methyltransferase, whose amino-acid sequence MRSSSSANTPQAKDRCVGAATLDFFFRSRLGQQARRDLCPSNKAFYKCAAGRRTTKVDKLCRMRQAQSAAISRKARSPEASELRLTAADAHCPVREGEFWTARQRQMHPLHYAVSYRASFKPELPDFFIRRCLDEAHRRRAVVLDPFGGRGTTALQANMLGCRAIHNDLNPVSLFIAGARSHVPELATLEQRLAALPIEQGASFSTEDLRRLGPFFHQQTLAELCFLRNALRSPEAQEDHALRYIGMTALSRLHGHSDGFFSVYSFPQISILPAAQERNNRRRGLRPEYRNLRQRILKKMRQDLQEELPEAYRRSARRNRILREDAARLKPLRTGSVDLIVTSPPFLDKVNYLQDNWMRAWFLGVEDEAEERPPTVTQRLSVWQSFMGRVMSEMQRLLRSGGRAIIEVGEVSFGGQTLNLEEALLAALPGPDRYGRLLAEEVLINRQRFTKLANCWDVTNNERGINSNRCLVLRKAQ is encoded by the coding sequence CTGCGCTCATCATCCTCGGCAAATACGCCTCAGGCAAAAGATCGGTGCGTTGGCGCAGCGACGCTTGACTTTTTTTTCAGGAGTCGCCTCGGCCAGCAGGCTCGGCGGGACCTTTGTCCCTCCAACAAAGCTTTCTATAAATGCGCGGCCGGACGCCGGACGACGAAGGTCGATAAGCTCTGCAGAATGCGCCAGGCCCAATCTGCAGCAATCTCCCGCAAAGCAAGATCGCCGGAGGCATCGGAGCTTCGCCTGACGGCAGCCGACGCCCACTGTCCGGTGCGCGAAGGGGAATTCTGGACGGCGCGACAGCGTCAAATGCATCCGCTGCACTACGCGGTAAGCTATCGCGCCTCCTTCAAACCGGAGCTGCCGGATTTCTTTATCAGGCGCTGCCTGGACGAGGCGCATCGTCGGCGAGCCGTGGTGCTTGATCCCTTTGGCGGCAGAGGAACTACGGCGCTGCAGGCCAACATGCTGGGTTGTCGCGCCATCCACAATGACCTCAATCCGGTGTCGCTGTTCATTGCTGGCGCGCGCAGTCACGTTCCCGAGCTTGCAACACTGGAGCAGCGGCTGGCTGCGCTGCCAATAGAGCAGGGCGCGAGCTTCAGCACGGAGGACCTTCGCCGCCTGGGTCCTTTCTTTCACCAGCAGACCCTGGCCGAATTGTGCTTTTTGCGCAATGCACTGCGCTCGCCCGAGGCGCAAGAGGATCATGCCCTGCGCTACATTGGAATGACAGCCCTGTCGCGCCTGCATGGCCATTCCGACGGCTTCTTCTCCGTTTATTCCTTTCCGCAAATATCAATTCTGCCTGCAGCCCAGGAGCGTAACAACCGCCGCCGCGGTCTGCGTCCGGAGTACCGCAACCTGCGTCAGCGCATTCTGAAAAAGATGCGCCAGGATCTTCAGGAAGAACTGCCAGAAGCCTACCGGCGCAGCGCTCGTCGCAATCGCATCCTCCGCGAAGATGCCGCGCGGCTCAAGCCATTGCGCACCGGAAGCGTGGACCTGATCGTTACCTCGCCGCCATTCCTGGATAAAGTAAACTACCTTCAGGACAACTGGATGCGCGCCTGGTTTCTTGGCGTGGAGGACGAGGCCGAGGAGCGGCCGCCGACGGTAACCCAGCGCTTGAGCGTCTGGCAGTCCTTTATGGGCCGCGTAATGTCCGAAATGCAGCGCCTGCTGCGATCGGGCGGGCGCGCGATCATAGAAGTTGGCGAGGTCAGCTTCGGCGGCCAAACGCTCAATCTGGAAGAGGCGCTGCTGGCTGCGCTGCCCGGGCCCGACCGCTATGGCCGGCTGCTGGCCGAGGAGGTGCTGATCAACCGCCAGCGATTTACCAAACTTGCCAATTGCTGGGATGTCACCAACAATGAGCGCGGCATAAACAGCAATCGCTGCCTGGTCCTGCGCAAAGCGCAATAA
- the flgA gene encoding flagellar basal body P-ring formation chaperone FlgA gives MMRCCVAALLIALGLPAVLEAQSIYLRSSAEIEGPRVQLDQIARIEGAPQLQRQTLFDNLRSPRYLRSAELQAALAARGLGGARVFGDGVWIVPGVRSLDSGALQTMLEAAIRARPDGERLLSECRIAVAPQTAFRVPESGIELRLQLPARLSSIAAGRMILALDGLSADPHGGTRTIFRKQIPVQIFRRLPVAIAVRDLAIGERLQAQDYRIEQREFEALEDRYPVARLDGMRVMSPVRQGAMLTASSIQTQPSVRRGQSLELTYQADGLVLRLRGAALEEGEPGDQIRVRPLFPAARRADTVLRARIVSESSAEVDLAAEESHEASEQPATPGA, from the coding sequence ATGATGCGCTGTTGCGTCGCGGCTCTTCTGATTGCCCTGGGACTGCCTGCGGTCCTTGAAGCGCAAAGCATCTACCTGCGCTCCAGCGCGGAGATCGAGGGCCCGCGGGTCCAGCTGGATCAGATCGCTCGTATTGAGGGGGCGCCTCAGCTGCAGCGCCAGACGCTTTTTGACAATTTGCGTTCGCCGCGCTATCTGCGATCCGCTGAATTGCAAGCAGCGCTTGCCGCTCGCGGACTTGGCGGGGCGCGGGTTTTTGGCGATGGCGTCTGGATTGTGCCGGGCGTGCGTAGTCTGGATTCCGGCGCCCTGCAAACGATGCTCGAAGCCGCAATTCGCGCCCGACCCGATGGCGAACGATTGCTGAGTGAATGTCGAATTGCCGTGGCGCCCCAGACCGCATTCCGCGTCCCAGAATCAGGGATTGAGCTCCGCTTGCAGCTTCCGGCGCGCTTGAGCTCCATTGCCGCCGGTCGGATGATCCTTGCTCTGGACGGCCTCAGCGCGGATCCGCACGGAGGAACAAGAACGATATTTCGTAAACAGATTCCAGTGCAGATATTTCGACGACTGCCCGTAGCGATTGCCGTGCGTGATCTGGCGATAGGCGAACGTCTGCAGGCGCAGGACTATCGCATCGAGCAGCGTGAATTTGAAGCGCTAGAAGATCGCTATCCGGTGGCGAGATTGGACGGAATGCGCGTCATGTCTCCGGTGCGTCAGGGTGCGATGTTAACGGCCTCCAGCATCCAGACTCAGCCTTCGGTACGACGCGGACAGAGTCTCGAGTTGACTTACCAGGCGGACGGACTTGTGCTCCGACTGCGCGGCGCTGCTCTGGAGGAGGGCGAGCCCGGAGATCAGATCCGGGTACGGCCCCTTTTTCCGGCCGCCCGGCGGGCCGATACTGTCTTGAGGGCGCGTATTGTCAGCGAATCATCCGCCGAGGTCGATCTGGCCGCAGAGGAATCCCATGAAGCAAGCGAGCAACCGGCAACTCCTGGCGCTTAG
- a CDS encoding flagellar basal body P-ring protein FlgI — MIARRHRILWKAALATAALFAGGLLAQAAPNSSVPAGAAAAPGAGGAAGVGGAATTPAAPASGEEGGVRLKDLARISGVRSNQLLGYGLVVGLAGTGDSRSRLAEDSIRNLLGSLGQEMERSAGNARNIAAVLVTAEAPPFSRPGDRINATVSSIGDARSLHGGVLVQTPLYAGNRTIYAVAQGVITTGGRGGGRSGERGETVGLLLNGATLEREINGALVEESQSQPPLRRVRISLNSFDFSTLQAVRDALQREMPEARTEAEGGSLLVTLPENADAVSFIARMEQVRILPNSRARVIINERSGVIVMGGDLRIDPVSVSRGGMELILTPRLADARMGIYVQGGQQQQQSEQTTQQLSGTSVEEIVKALNALGASVRDIIAILEALRDSGALHADIVVI; from the coding sequence GTGATCGCTAGGCGACACAGGATACTCTGGAAGGCAGCGCTGGCCACAGCCGCGCTCTTTGCCGGCGGCCTGCTGGCGCAGGCAGCTCCCAACAGCAGCGTTCCGGCCGGCGCAGCAGCTGCGCCGGGCGCTGGCGGCGCTGCAGGCGTCGGCGGCGCCGCAACCACTCCGGCCGCTCCGGCATCTGGCGAAGAAGGCGGCGTGCGCCTGAAAGACCTGGCGCGCATCAGCGGCGTTCGCAGCAACCAGCTGCTTGGCTATGGATTGGTCGTGGGACTCGCCGGTACCGGCGATTCGCGGTCGCGTTTGGCCGAGGACTCCATACGCAATCTGCTTGGCTCGCTTGGCCAGGAAATGGAACGCAGCGCAGGCAATGCACGCAACATTGCAGCGGTACTGGTCACTGCGGAGGCGCCTCCCTTCTCGCGTCCCGGCGATCGCATCAATGCTACTGTATCCTCGATAGGCGATGCGCGCTCGTTGCACGGCGGCGTGCTGGTGCAGACGCCGCTCTACGCCGGCAACCGCACGATTTACGCCGTCGCCCAGGGCGTGATTACTACCGGCGGTCGTGGCGGCGGTCGCAGCGGCGAGCGCGGCGAGACAGTTGGACTGCTGCTAAACGGGGCGACCCTTGAACGTGAAATCAATGGCGCTCTCGTCGAAGAGAGCCAATCGCAACCGCCGCTGCGCCGCGTCCGCATTTCTCTGAATAGTTTTGATTTCAGCACGCTGCAGGCGGTCCGGGATGCCCTGCAACGCGAGATGCCCGAGGCGCGTACCGAAGCAGAGGGCGGTTCGCTACTGGTAACTTTGCCGGAGAATGCCGATGCCGTCAGCTTCATTGCGCGCATGGAACAGGTACGCATTCTGCCAAATTCCAGAGCGCGCGTTATCATCAATGAGCGCAGCGGCGTCATCGTAATGGGCGGCGACCTGCGCATCGATCCGGTTTCGGTATCGCGCGGCGGGATGGAACTGATTCTTACCCCGCGACTGGCGGATGCGCGCATGGGCATCTATGTTCAAGGCGGCCAGCAGCAACAGCAGTCGGAGCAGACCACCCAACAGCTGAGCGGAACAAGCGTTGAAGAAATCGTCAAGGCCTTGAATGCACTGGGCGCATCAGTGAGGGACATCATTGCCATCCTCGAAGCGCTGCGCGACTCGGGCGCCCTGCATGCCGACATCGTAGTCATTTGA
- a CDS encoding sensor domain-containing diguanylate cyclase, translated as MEPISELEKLRRENQRLHRALELNALLSSSLDLGVVLDSLMGLARDLLEAEASSLMLLDEASQELYFHTVKGEKSEAIKTIRLKLGEGIAGWVAREGKPVLVADAASDPRFYRRADQSSGFVTRSMMCAPLKARRRIVGTVQVLNKRDGNLFTEQDLALFEILANQAAIAIENARLHTMATVDGMTGLYIKSYFQARMEEEFRRSKNTGQPLSLLMSDIDFFKKVNDNYGHQGGDAALIELARVIKDTVHRLGSDDMAGRYGGEEFCVLLPQSGPERALEVGEMIRKNIETNAIPIGDREAHITISIGVSSFPLHDGQIQGTEDFIRLADEALYLCKNRGRNCVALYETAQ; from the coding sequence GTGGAACCAATCAGCGAGCTGGAAAAACTGCGGCGGGAAAACCAGCGATTGCATCGCGCCCTCGAACTCAATGCGCTGCTATCGTCCAGCCTGGATCTTGGCGTAGTTCTTGATTCCTTGATGGGTCTGGCCCGCGATCTGCTGGAGGCCGAGGCATCCAGCCTGATGTTGCTGGATGAGGCCAGCCAGGAGCTGTACTTTCACACGGTCAAAGGCGAGAAGAGCGAGGCAATCAAGACGATTCGACTCAAGCTTGGCGAGGGTATAGCCGGCTGGGTAGCCCGCGAAGGCAAACCGGTGCTGGTAGCCGATGCGGCCTCGGATCCCCGCTTTTATCGTCGCGCCGACCAAAGCTCCGGCTTTGTTACGCGTAGTATGATGTGTGCGCCGCTTAAGGCGCGACGTCGAATTGTCGGGACAGTTCAAGTTTTGAACAAACGCGACGGGAACCTTTTTACGGAGCAGGATCTGGCCCTCTTCGAGATTCTGGCCAACCAGGCCGCCATCGCAATCGAAAATGCGCGCCTCCATACCATGGCCACGGTCGATGGAATGACCGGGCTCTACATTAAGAGCTATTTTCAGGCCCGGATGGAGGAGGAATTTCGTCGCAGTAAGAATACCGGGCAGCCCTTGAGTTTGCTGATGTCGGACATTGATTTTTTTAAGAAGGTCAATGACAACTACGGCCATCAGGGCGGGGACGCCGCCTTGATTGAACTGGCGCGCGTAATCAAAGATACGGTGCACAGGCTGGGCAGCGACGACATGGCGGGTCGCTACGGCGGAGAGGAGTTCTGCGTTTTATTGCCTCAATCCGGTCCGGAGCGGGCGCTGGAAGTGGGGGAGATGATTCGCAAGAACATCGAGACCAATGCAATCCCCATAGGCGACCGCGAGGCGCATATCACCATATCCATCGGGGTTTCGAGTTTTCCGCTTCACGATGGACAGATTCAGGGGACGGAAGATTTCATACGTCTTGCCGATGAAGCGCTCTACCTGTGCAAGAATCGCGGGCGCAATTGCGTCGCCCTGTACGAAACCGCGCAATAA
- the panB gene encoding 3-methyl-2-oxobutanoate hydroxymethyltransferase → MEAQDHRPLKYPHHWRERRKQKIPISIITCYDAAMAKLAAASGVDAVLVGDTLGMTVQGRRSTLPVTVDQIIYHSAMVRRGAPELFVIADMPFGSYQTGTRKGVSNAVRILQESEASAIKLEGAAKQTLRVVERCIITGIPVIGHIGLTPQSFLTLGGYRVQGRSAEERSRLVEEARALQSAGAFALVLELIARDAAREITEALDIPTIGIGAGPHCSGQVLVLQDMLALDPDFHTRHSRRYLEAGALIQDALRRYADEVRTGQFPGTENSFQ, encoded by the coding sequence ATGGAAGCACAAGATCATCGTCCCCTGAAATATCCGCACCATTGGCGCGAACGCCGGAAGCAGAAAATCCCCATCAGCATTATCACCTGTTACGATGCGGCCATGGCAAAACTGGCGGCGGCCAGCGGCGTCGATGCCGTGCTGGTTGGCGACACGCTGGGTATGACCGTCCAGGGACGACGCAGCACCTTGCCAGTTACTGTCGATCAAATCATCTATCACAGCGCTATGGTTCGACGCGGCGCGCCGGAGCTATTTGTCATTGCGGACATGCCCTTTGGCAGCTATCAGACCGGAACGCGCAAGGGAGTGAGCAATGCTGTCCGCATCCTGCAAGAAAGCGAAGCCAGCGCAATCAAGCTGGAGGGCGCCGCAAAACAAACTTTGCGCGTTGTAGAGCGTTGTATTATCACAGGCATTCCGGTCATCGGGCATATCGGACTTACGCCGCAGAGTTTTCTGACCCTCGGCGGCTACCGCGTGCAGGGCCGAAGCGCCGAAGAACGCAGCCGTTTGGTCGAGGAGGCGCGCGCCTTGCAGTCCGCAGGCGCCTTTGCTCTGGTTCTGGAGCTCATTGCGCGCGATGCAGCGCGCGAGATTACAGAAGCTTTAGATATTCCAACTATTGGAATCGGCGCCGGCCCGCACTGCAGCGGACAGGTGCTGGTCTTGCAAGATATGCTGGCCCTTGATCCGGACTTTCACACCCGACACAGTCGTCGCTATTTGGAGGCGGGGGCGCTGATTCAAGACGCATTGCGACGCTATGCCGACGAGGTTCGCACCGGTCAATTCCCCGGAACCGAGAACTCCTTCCAGTAG
- a CDS encoding flagellar basal body L-ring protein FlgH — MKQASNRQLLALSVATLLAATVLGAQSLWRDQNPYNPRQDIRDGVVLRLVVDEPIILDYEYENTSDQNVVIKLNPDQKLFEFLPPADSNQSITNKRTNRVRARSRLSFRIAVQAQGDPSNGVVSFVGRKLLAYENGRSRQELQISGRVHVNDIHNGRMVHSNDVAELQIVMAGAPVPQSQELPLKQAEAANGQPPGPSAQINEQERARLLLDHLNRILGETASDR; from the coding sequence ATGAAGCAAGCGAGCAACCGGCAACTCCTGGCGCTTAGCGTCGCGACGCTGCTGGCGGCCACCGTGCTGGGCGCCCAATCGCTGTGGCGCGATCAAAACCCTTATAATCCGCGTCAGGATATACGCGACGGCGTGGTGCTGCGCCTGGTCGTAGACGAACCAATCATTCTGGACTACGAGTACGAAAACACATCTGACCAAAACGTCGTGATCAAGCTGAATCCTGATCAAAAGCTATTCGAATTCTTGCCGCCAGCGGATTCCAACCAGTCGATTACCAACAAACGCACCAACCGAGTGCGGGCGCGGAGCCGTCTGAGCTTCCGCATTGCCGTTCAGGCCCAGGGCGATCCCAGCAACGGCGTTGTCAGTTTCGTCGGCCGAAAGCTGCTCGCCTATGAGAACGGCCGCAGCCGCCAGGAATTACAGATCAGCGGGCGAGTACACGTCAATGATATACACAATGGCAGAATGGTACACTCCAATGATGTTGCTGAGTTGCAAATTGTCATGGCTGGCGCCCCGGTTCCGCAGTCGCAGGAATTGCCATTGAAGCAGGCGGAAGCGGCCAACGGACAGCCGCCTGGACCAAGCGCTCAAATCAATGAGCAGGAGCGCGCTCGGCTGCTGCTGGATCATCTCAATCGAATTCTGGGAGAAACGGCCAGTGATCGCTAG